From the Musa acuminata AAA Group cultivar baxijiao chromosome BXJ3-7, Cavendish_Baxijiao_AAA, whole genome shotgun sequence genome, one window contains:
- the LOC135643530 gene encoding ABC transporter E family member 2-like, whose product MADRLTRIAIVSSDRCKPKKCRQECKKSCPVVKTGKLCIEVTPASKIAFISEELCIGCGICVKKCPFEAIQIINLPKDLDKDTTHRYGPNTFKLHRLPVPRPGQVLGLVGTNGIGKSTALKVLAGKLKPNLGRFNNPPDWQEILTYFRGSELQNYFTRILEDNLKAIIKPQYVDHIPKAVQGNVGQVLDQKDEREMKAELCNGLELNQVIDRNVGDLSGGELQRFAIAVVAIQNAEIYMFDEPSSYLDVKQRLKAAQVIRSLLRPNSYVIVVEHDLSVLDYLSDFICCLYGKPGAYGVVTLPFSVREGINIFLAGFVPTENLRFRDESLTFKVAETPQESAEEIQTYQRYKYPTMSKTQGNFKLKVIEGEFTDSQIIVMLGENGTGKTTFIRMLAGLLKPDTVEDSDVEMPEFNVSYKPQKISPKFPSTVRHLLHQKIRDSYMHPQFVSDVMKPLQIEQLMDQEVVNLSGGELQRVALCLCLGKPADIYLIDEPSAYLDSEQRIVASKVIKRFILHAKKTAFIVEHDFIMATYLADKVIVYEGRPSIDCTANAPQSLVSGMNLFLSHLDITFRRDPTNYRPRINKLDSTKDREQKAAGSYYYLDD is encoded by the exons ATGGCCGATCGGTTGACCCGTATCGCTATCGTTAGCTCTGATCGATGCAAACCAAAGAAGTGCCGACAGGAGTGCAAGAAGAGTTGCCCCGTCGTGAAAACAG GAAAACTTTGCATAGAAGTAACTCCAGCCTCAAAGATTGCTTTCATATCTGAGGAGTTATGCATTGGATGTGGTATCTGTGTTAAG AAATGCCCTTTTGAGGCCATTCAGATTATCAATCTACCAAAGGACTTAGACAAAGACACGACCCACCGTTATGGGCCAAATACATTTAAATTGCACAG GTTGCCAGTTCCAAGACCTGGACAAGTTCTGGGCTTGGTTGGGACAAATGGTATTGGAAAGTCTACTGCACTTAAAGTGTTGGCTGGGAAGTTGAAGCCCAACTTGGGTAGATTCAAC AATCCTCCTGATTGGCAGGAAATTTTAACATATTTCCGTGGCTCTGAGCTTCAGAATTATTTTACTCGTATACTGGAGGACAATCTAAAG GCAATCATCAAGCCGCAGTATGTTGATCACATTCCAAAAGCTGTTCAAGGTAATGTTGGACAGGTGCTTGACcaaaaagatgagagagagatGAAAGCAGAACTTTGTAATGGCCTAGAATTGAATCAAGTTATTGATCGAAATGTGGGGGACTTATCTGGTGGAGAGTTGCAAAGATTTGCTATTGCTGTGGTTGCCATACAAAATGCAGAGATTTATATGTTTGATGAGCCATCAAGTTATCTTGATGTGAAGCAGAGGCTTAAAGCAGCTCAAGTTATCCGATCCCTACTTAGACCTAACAG CTATGTGATTGTTGTGGAGCATGATCTCAGTGTATTGGACTACTTGTCCGATTTCATTTGTTGTCTCTATGGAAAGCCAGGAGCTTATGGAGTTGTTACACTACCCTTCTCTGTACGAGAAGGAATCAACATTTTTTTGGCTGGTTTTGTTCCTACAGAAAATCTTCGGTTTCGAGACGAATCACTTACATTTAAG GTTGCTGAGACTCCTCAAGAAAGTGCTGAGGAGATTCAGACATACCAACGATATAAATATCCTACCATGAGTAAAACCCAAGGGAATTTCAAGCTTAAAGTAATCGAGGGTGAATTTACAGATTCTCAGATTATTGTAATGCTGGGTGAGAACGGGACTGGGAAGACAACATTTATTCGGATGCTG GCTGGATTGCTGAAGCCGGATACTGTGGAAGATTCAGATGTTGAGATGCCTGAATTTAATGTTTCATATAAGCCTCAGAAAATTAGTCCTAAGTTTCCATCTACAGTGAGACACTTGCTGCATCAAAAAATTCGTGATTCATATATGCATCCGCAATTTGTGTCTGATGTTATGAAACCATTGCAAATTGAGCAATTGATGGACCAAGAAGTTGTGAACCTTTCCGGTGGAGAATTGCAAAGAGTAGCATTGTGTTTGTGTCTTGGGAAG CCAGCAGATATTTATCTGATAGATGAACCAAGTGCTTATCTTGATTCGGAGCAGCGCATTGTCGCCTCAAAGGTGATAAAGAGATTTATCCTTCATGCCAAGAAAACTGCCTTCATCGTTGAGCATGATTTCATCATGGCAACCTACCTGGCTGATAAGGTCATTGTGTATGAGGGAAGGCCCTCTATAGATTGCACTGCAAATGCACCTCAGTCTTTGGTATCCGGGATGAACTTGTTCTTATCT CATCTTGATATCACTTTCAGACGAGATCCAACTAATTACAGGCCCAGGATAAACAAGTTGGACTCTACCAAAGACCGAGAACAGAAAGCTGCAGGATCTTATTATTACCTCGATGATTGA
- the LOC135642717 gene encoding plasma membrane-associated cation-binding protein 1-like — protein MANIWKSKVLPKIKKVFGSGGSKKAAVAEAIKSFDESKEEISKELEEKKTELQPKVVEIYEASPAEIKSLVKKPTESGLKKNSAAVKKFLEELVKIEFPGSKPVSEAATKYGPAYVSGPVTFILDKVSGLLPAEEVAATPEATAEPDSSSKEATAEVIEEIKKEEAEKVEETPPPATETPPPAPAPEQEPETAPEPAKA, from the exons atggcTAATATCTGGAAATCTAAGGTTCTTCCAAAGATTAAGAAGGTTTTTGGTAGTGGCGGCAGCAAGAAGGCTGCTGTAGCTGAGGCCATCAAGTCCTTCGATGAATCGAAG GAGGAGATCAGCAaggagttggaagagaagaagactgAACTCCAACCCAAAGTCGTAGAGATCTATGAAGCTTCTCCTGCTGAGATTAAG TCTTTGGTGAAGAAACCTACAGAGTCTGGTCTGAAGAAGAACTCGGCCGCCGTCAAGAAGTTCCTCGAGGAACTAGTAAAGATTG AGTTCCCGGGCTCCAAGCCGGTGAGCGAGGCTGCCACCAAGTACGGTCCGGCATACGTCTCCGGTCCTGTCACGTTCATTCTCGACAAAGTCTCCGGCCTTCTCCCTGCAGAAGAGGTCGCGGCCACTCCCGAGGCAACCGCCGAACCCGACAGCTCCAGCAAAGAGGCGACAGCCGAGGTCATCGAGGAGATCAAGAAAGAGGAGGCtgagaaggtggaggagacccctcCTCCCGCCACCGAGACCCCCCCGCCGGCCCCAGCACCGGAGCAGGAGCCGGAGACAGCACCGGAACCTGCCAAAGCTTAA
- the LOC135643280 gene encoding phosphatidylinositol 4-kinase gamma 4-like, with the protein MSSSALVALSPIRDDFPLSPVRFDGSWSPHCSSESILIYLAVPGSSVIPMQVSEFDSIASVKLRIQNFKGFVVKKQKLVFDGRELARNDSLVRDYGVTDGNVLHLVIRLSNLRCITVKTTCGKKYNFQVERSRNIGYIKQQLAKRGKDLSSLVDHKLICDGEELDDQQVIDDICKNNNAVIHLLICKSAKVRSKPVEKDFEVSIDAPDVVDDLQIVAKKAPDSWIDPVVVNPKVDLSPVIMELVRSTSAGLEKGNLPVMSSEGSGGAYFMQDAMGHNYIAVFKPIDEEPRAENNPRGLPLSTDGEGLKRGTRVGEGAIREVAAYILDHPVSGSRLSDEAGFAGVPPTVMVRCFNNGFHHPENRGYVAKNSKIGSLQMFVKNNGSCEDMGPRMFPVEEVHKISVLDIRLANADRHAGNILVCKDEEEGRFLLVPIDHGYCLPENFEDCTFEWLYWPQARQHFSDATINYIKSLDAEEDIALLKFHGWELSPECSRTLRISTMLLKKGVERGLTPYDIGSIMCRETVNKESKIEEIICEAKDAVLPGTCETVFLESVSEIMDCHLDKLLS; encoded by the exons ATGTCGTCGTCCGCCCTCGTCGCACTCAGCCCCATCCGGGACGATTTCCCGCTGTCCCCTGTACGTTTCGACGGCAGCTGGTCGCCTCATTGCTCATCGGAGTCCATCCTGATCTATCTCGCCGTCCCTGGGTCGTCCGTGATTCCGATGCAGGTATCGGAGTTCGATTCGATCGCCTCCGTGAAGCTCCGGATCCAGAACTTCAAGGGTTTTGTTGTCAAGAAGCAGAAGCTGGTGTTTGATGGGAGGGAGCTGGCGCGGAATGATAGCCTTGTTAGGGACTACGGCGTGACTGATGGCAATGTCCTGCACCTTGTAATTAGGCTCTCCAATCTCCGTTGCATCACTGTAAAAACCACCTGCGGCAAGAAGTACAACTTCCAAGTTGAACGGAGCCGTAACATTGGGTATATCAAACAGCAGCTGGCTAAGAGGGGAAAAGATTTGAGCAGTCTTGTGGACCATAAGCTCATATGTGATGGTGAGGAGCTCGATGATCAGCAAgtgattgatgacatctgtaaaaacaACAATGCTGTCATCCATTTGCTGATCTGCAAATCCGCAAAAGTTAGGTCAAAACCTGTTGAGAAGGACTTTGAGGTGTCAATAGACGCTCCTGATGTAGTAGATGATCTTCAAATAGTTGCTAAGAAGGCACCAGATTCTTGGATCGACCCAGTTGTTGTTAATCCCAAAGTCGATTTGTCTCCGGTGATTATGGAACTAGTCCGGTCTACCTCTGCAGGGCTGGAGAAGGGTAATCTACCAGTCATGTCTTCAGAAGGTTCAGGGGGAGCCTACTTTATGCAGGATGCTATGGGCCACAACTATATTGCTGTCTTCAAGCCGATCGATGAGGAACCAAGAGCTGAAAATAACCCTCGAGGGCTTCCTTTATCGACGGATGGTGAAGGGTTGAAGAGGGGAACACGTGTTGGAGAGGGAGCAATAAGGGAGGTTGCAGCATACATTCTTGATCATCCTGTCAGTGGAAGCCGCTTATCTGATGAAGCAGGGTTTGCTGGTGTTCCTCCGACGGTCATGGTGCGGTGCTTCAACAATGGTTTCCATCACCCTGAGAATCGTGGGTATGTGGCCAAGAATTCCAAGATCGGATCCTTACAGATGTTTGTGAAAAACAATGGAAGCTGTGAGGATATGGGGCCTCGAATGTTCCCGGTTGAGGAGGTTCATAAGATTTCTGTGTTAGATATTCGCTTAGCAAATGCTGATCGGCATGCTGGAAATATTTTGGTCTGCAAGGATGAGGAAGAAGGGAGGTTTCTCTTGGTTCCCATCGATCATGGATACTGCTTGCCTGAGAAT TTTGAAGATTGTACATTCGAGTGGCTCTACTGGCCTCAAGCTCGCCAACATTTTAGTGATGCAACCATCAATTACATAAAATCACTGGATGCTGAAGAAGATATTGCTCTCCTTAAATTCCATGGGTGGGAACTTTCACCAGAATGCTCTCGCACCCTTCGCATCTCAACCATGCTTTTGAAAAAAGGTGTAGAAAGAGGACTCACACCCTATGATATTGGAAGCATCATGTGTAGGGAAACTGTTAATAAGGAATCAAAAATTGAGGAGATAATCTGTGAAGCAAAGGATGCTGTTCTTCCGGGCACTTGTGAGACGGTGTTCCTGGAGTCTGTTTCTGAGATCATGGATTGCCACCTTGATAAACTTTTATCATAG